A portion of the Algisphaera agarilytica genome contains these proteins:
- a CDS encoding phage tail tape measure protein — MAGARDIRAGGAFVEFSLEKSALMKGLRTVEAELNRFGRKATEIGTRLAGLGTSITAPFIASAKVFASFGDSLDKAASRTGVTVEALSELGFAAEQSGSNFTELESGVRRLQRSINDLGKGLSTPVQAFSDLGLSFADLQSLSPEDQLKAVADGLAAIPDPTKRAATAMQVFGRAGQRLLPLFADGAQGMEKLQRQARELGFTIGRSSAKEAAKLTDTMNILTTSLQRVAFALGEAVSPEIRKFAERAAEASKGLQNVVRDNEDLARGNLKLGATLTGLGGTILGVGIAARGLSFALGGLRLALNPALLIPAGLTAGLAGIVGYFNDGKVAGIDFGGAVLGIADNLRILDKVAKETSQSLKLEDAADAVKRTTTEAIRAAQKLQEAAGTDAEQEARREAIRAIEDQIAAMRRLRKAEERLGIGSTDAIIPREGAQPLFAGTIRDRTIRKLEKQLAKEQELLKKVTEAPAEARSVTTSPLAKFADQIADTLRKAAANYVAARDEFDFELGQFLGDAQDAQIGDINRSADLLKRQADKLGLLSAELSRQIDDAVKREVGQITGGGNRSLQDEIDRLRVELGTTGVDRQRELLKLEQSQRLRDARQNGEDPNKIRELFRLRFAKLQEGLNDIGVRRDITRGVTNSGAIQALKSTALTRGEQAIVAAIKEQTKVVADQYRGGEEVVLLR, encoded by the coding sequence ATGGCAGGTGCAAGAGACATCCGAGCAGGCGGCGCGTTCGTCGAGTTCTCCCTAGAGAAATCGGCGTTGATGAAAGGGCTGCGCACCGTCGAGGCCGAGCTAAACCGCTTCGGTCGCAAGGCCACCGAGATCGGCACACGACTGGCCGGGCTGGGCACTTCGATCACCGCACCGTTCATTGCATCGGCCAAGGTGTTCGCCAGCTTCGGCGACTCGCTCGACAAGGCCGCATCACGTACCGGTGTGACCGTGGAGGCGTTGTCCGAGCTTGGTTTTGCGGCTGAGCAGTCGGGCAGCAACTTCACTGAGCTTGAGAGCGGTGTGCGTCGGTTACAGCGCTCCATCAACGACCTGGGCAAGGGGCTATCGACGCCCGTTCAGGCGTTCTCCGACCTGGGCTTGAGCTTCGCCGACCTGCAAAGCCTATCGCCCGAGGATCAGCTCAAGGCCGTGGCTGACGGGCTGGCGGCGATCCCCGACCCGACTAAGCGAGCAGCGACGGCAATGCAGGTGTTTGGTCGTGCAGGCCAGCGGCTACTCCCCCTGTTCGCCGATGGCGCTCAGGGCATGGAGAAGCTACAGCGTCAGGCCCGCGAGCTTGGGTTCACTATCGGGCGTAGCTCGGCCAAGGAAGCGGCGAAGCTCACTGACACGATGAACATCCTGACCACCAGCCTGCAACGCGTCGCGTTCGCGCTGGGTGAAGCGGTGTCGCCAGAGATTCGGAAGTTTGCTGAGCGGGCCGCTGAGGCCAGCAAGGGCTTGCAGAACGTCGTGCGGGACAACGAAGACCTCGCACGCGGAAACCTCAAGCTCGGCGCAACGCTCACCGGCCTGGGCGGCACCATACTGGGCGTGGGTATCGCAGCGCGCGGCTTGTCGTTCGCCCTGGGAGGCCTGCGACTGGCGTTGAACCCGGCGCTGCTGATCCCCGCCGGGCTGACCGCAGGCCTGGCGGGCATCGTGGGTTACTTCAACGACGGCAAGGTCGCGGGCATCGACTTCGGCGGCGCTGTACTCGGCATCGCCGACAACCTGCGCATACTCGACAAGGTGGCCAAGGAGACATCGCAATCCCTCAAGCTGGAAGACGCCGCCGATGCGGTGAAGCGGACGACGACCGAGGCCATCAGGGCCGCGCAGAAGCTACAGGAGGCCGCTGGGACGGACGCAGAGCAGGAAGCCCGGCGCGAGGCCATACGAGCCATCGAGGACCAGATCGCGGCCATGCGGCGGCTAAGGAAGGCCGAGGAACGCCTGGGCATCGGATCGACCGACGCCATCATCCCGCGTGAGGGCGCTCAACCGCTATTCGCCGGGACCATCCGCGACCGCACCATCCGCAAGCTTGAAAAGCAGCTCGCCAAAGAGCAGGAGCTGTTGAAGAAGGTCACCGAGGCACCCGCAGAAGCCCGCAGTGTCACGACCTCGCCGTTGGCTAAGTTTGCCGACCAGATCGCCGACACGCTGCGCAAGGCCGCCGCGAACTATGTGGCGGCGCGCGACGAGTTCGACTTCGAGCTTGGCCAGTTCCTGGGCGACGCCCAAGACGCGCAGATCGGAGACATCAATCGCTCGGCTGACCTGCTCAAGCGACAGGCCGACAAGCTGGGGCTGCTGTCGGCTGAGCTATCCCGCCAGATCGACGATGCGGTCAAGCGGGAAGTCGGCCAGATCACCGGCGGCGGCAACCGGTCGCTGCAAGACGAGATCGACCGCCTGCGCGTGGAGCTGGGCACCACCGGCGTGGATCGACAACGCGAGCTGTTGAAGCTCGAACAGTCACAGCGTCTGCGTGACGCCCGGCAGAACGGCGAAGACCCGAACAAGATTCGGGAGCTGTTCCGGTTGCGGTTTGCGAAGCTACAAGAAGGCCTAAATGACATCGGGGTCCGACGCGACATCACGCGGGGCGTGACGAACTCAGGAGCGATCCAGGCGTTGAAGTCAACCGCGCTGACAAGGGGCGAGCAGGCGATTGTTGCGGCGATCAAGGAGCAGACTAAGGTCGTCGCGGATCAGTATCGTGGTGGCGAAGAGGTAGTTCTGCTTAGATAA
- a CDS encoding monovalent cation:proton antiporter-2 (CPA2) family protein, with protein sequence MESMLLELFVFLAAAAIAVPIAKKLGLGSVLGYLVAGIAIGPFGLALIHDIEEVMHITEFGVVMMLFLVGLELKPALLWRMRLPILGIGGTQVVATSIAIAVIAAFFLPWQQALAAGLILSLSSTAIVLQTLQEKGQMDTGAGRSIFAVLLFQDLAVIPMLAGLPLLATLAIDHGGHHHEAALFDITALPGYARTLITLGAIVFVVIAGKFICGPVFRAIASTGVREVFVAAALALVIGTSVLMIVVGLSPALGAFLAGVMLADSEFRHELESDIEPFKGLLLGVFFITIGASLNFTLIGSSIGLILAIVAGLMVLKWLILAVTARVYKMGRQDRSLFAVALAQGGEFAFVLFQIAKSKGVMPTSTIDPLVSAVAISMFLTPIVFLLHDKLHRAEADEDSAQEPDSIEQQNHRVILAGFGRLGIDVGRFLLTAGVKPVILDHDVSNVRILRQYGFEVYYGDATRLDLLESAGAREADLLIVAIGDTDRAKRLIETTQKHYPNMKVITSAANRDAAYEMMDLDVANVFRETFGTALDLGQAALEQLGTNPYEARRLGLIFKKKDHEMMPELYELRCEKEAYLSFYQQRHENLKAVMELDNPEDQKAVATAWTAKNPEL encoded by the coding sequence ATGGAATCCATGCTCCTGGAATTGTTTGTCTTCCTCGCAGCCGCCGCCATCGCGGTGCCCATCGCCAAGAAACTAGGGCTGGGCTCGGTGCTGGGCTACCTGGTCGCGGGGATCGCCATCGGCCCGTTCGGGCTTGCGCTGATCCACGACATCGAAGAGGTCATGCACATCACCGAGTTTGGTGTGGTGATGATGCTCTTCCTCGTCGGGCTTGAACTCAAGCCGGCGCTGCTCTGGCGGATGCGTTTGCCGATCCTCGGGATCGGGGGGACCCAGGTGGTCGCGACCAGTATCGCCATCGCCGTCATCGCGGCGTTCTTCCTGCCGTGGCAACAAGCCCTGGCCGCCGGCCTGATCCTGTCGCTGTCGTCCACCGCCATCGTGCTGCAGACCCTGCAGGAAAAGGGGCAGATGGACACGGGAGCCGGGCGATCGATCTTCGCGGTCCTCTTGTTTCAAGACCTCGCGGTCATCCCCATGTTGGCCGGCCTGCCGCTGCTTGCGACGCTGGCCATCGACCACGGCGGCCACCACCACGAAGCCGCGCTCTTCGACATCACCGCGCTCCCGGGTTACGCCCGCACCCTGATCACGCTCGGTGCCATCGTCTTCGTCGTCATCGCCGGCAAGTTCATCTGCGGCCCGGTGTTCCGGGCCATCGCCTCGACCGGCGTGCGTGAGGTGTTCGTCGCCGCGGCGTTGGCCCTGGTCATCGGCACCTCTGTGCTCATGATCGTCGTCGGCCTGTCCCCGGCACTGGGCGCGTTCCTCGCCGGCGTGATGCTTGCCGACAGCGAGTTCCGCCACGAGCTGGAGAGCGACATCGAGCCGTTCAAGGGCCTGCTCCTGGGCGTGTTCTTCATCACGATCGGTGCGAGCCTGAACTTCACCCTCATCGGCAGCAGCATCGGGCTCATCCTGGCGATCGTCGCCGGCCTCATGGTTTTGAAGTGGCTCATCCTGGCTGTCACCGCACGCGTCTACAAGATGGGACGTCAGGACCGCTCGCTCTTCGCGGTCGCCCTGGCCCAGGGCGGCGAGTTCGCCTTCGTCTTGTTCCAGATCGCCAAGAGCAAGGGCGTGATGCCCACCAGCACCATCGACCCGCTGGTCTCCGCCGTCGCCATCTCGATGTTTCTCACCCCGATCGTGTTCCTCTTGCACGACAAGCTCCACCGAGCCGAGGCCGATGAGGACTCCGCGCAAGAACCCGACTCGATCGAACAACAGAACCACCGGGTCATCCTCGCCGGCTTCGGCCGACTGGGGATCGACGTCGGGCGCTTCCTGCTGACCGCCGGCGTCAAGCCCGTCATCCTCGACCACGACGTCAGCAACGTGCGCATCCTCCGCCAGTACGGCTTCGAGGTGTACTACGGCGACGCCACGCGTCTCGACCTGCTGGAATCTGCCGGCGCCCGCGAGGCCGACCTGTTGATCGTCGCGATCGGCGACACCGACCGGGCCAAGCGTCTGATCGAAACAACCCAGAAGCACTACCCCAACATGAAGGTGATCACCAGCGCCGCCAACCGCGACGCCGCCTACGAGATGATGGACCTCGACGTCGCCAACGTCTTCCGCGAAACCTTCGGCACCGCGCTGGACCTCGGCCAGGCCGCTCTCGAACAGCTCGGCACCAACCCCTACGAAGCCCGTCGGCTCGGCCTCATCTTTAAGAAGAAAGACCACGAGATGATGCCCGAGCTCTACGAGCTACGCTGCGAGAAGGAAGCTTATCTCTCCTTCTATCAGCAACGACACGAGAATCTCAAGGCGGTGATGGAGCTGGACAACCCCGAAGACCAGAAGGCCGTCGCCACCGCCTGGACCGCGAAGAACCCGGAACTCTAG
- a CDS encoding NAD(P)H-dependent oxidoreductase — translation MARILINFAHPMKSRSTINRALLSVIQDLDQVTVNDLYDHYPDFMIDVEREQRLCEEHDVIIFQHPFYWYSTPSIVKEWLDLVLQHGWAYGSTGDALSGKLFLQAMSAGGDASTYTKDGYNGFTFAELTSPMRATANLCKMTWLPPFVVAGVHRGLPKEQVQAHANDYHRVVTALRDDRLDLEHVLRSETLNSDLNQAIKGQ, via the coding sequence ATGGCAAGAATCCTTATCAACTTTGCGCACCCGATGAAATCTCGGTCGACGATCAACCGCGCGCTGCTCAGCGTGATCCAGGACCTCGACCAGGTGACGGTCAACGATCTCTACGACCATTACCCCGACTTCATGATCGACGTCGAACGCGAACAGCGGCTCTGCGAAGAACACGACGTCATCATCTTCCAACACCCCTTCTACTGGTACTCCACGCCCTCGATCGTAAAGGAGTGGCTCGACCTGGTCCTCCAGCACGGCTGGGCCTACGGGTCGACCGGCGACGCCTTGAGCGGGAAGCTGTTTCTCCAAGCCATGTCCGCGGGGGGCGATGCCTCCACCTACACCAAGGACGGCTACAACGGATTCACCTTCGCCGAGCTCACCTCGCCTATGCGAGCCACCGCCAACCTCTGCAAGATGACCTGGCTGCCGCCGTTCGTTGTGGCCGGTGTCCACCGCGGGCTGCCCAAGGAACAGGTCCAGGCACACGCCAACGATTACCACCGCGTGGTCACGGCGTTGCGCGACGACCGCCTCGATCTCGAACACGTCCTCCGCAGCGAAACCCTCAACAGCGACCTCAACCAGGCCATCAAAGGGCAGTAA